Genomic window (Sulfurovum sp. NBC37-1):
GGTGTTTGAGTTCACTCTTGAAGAACTTTTGCATACGGTTTTTATGAAAGGCAAGCGTGGCAAGGGCATCGAGAATGTTGTAATCCCCCGTATAGTTCCCAAAACGGCTCTCTACGCCTAAAAAGCCGACAATGTAGTCCATATCTACCCCATAAGCTCTTTCGGCCTTTTTCAGCATCCTGTAGTGCTTTCGTTTGAAGGCTTTTGCCTCTTTGAATGTTTCCGGATTGACCACATGCAGTTTGAAGCGTTCCCAGCTTCCCACAGTCGTGTTCTTCTTGAACTTTCCCGTATAGCGTGCCAGTGTGTCCCTGTCAAGCCTGGCATGCTTAAATACCTTTCTCAGATAACTCTCACTGAAGCCGTAGCGTGTATGCATCATTCTGATGAAACGCTGGACATCGGGTTTGGAGAGGTAGTCGTACCTGACAGGCGGCCGGTCATCGTTGGCCAGCAGGAAGAGGGGGATCATCGTAATGAGAAGGAGTAGTTTAAGCGGTCGCACATTGTTCTCCTATATTATTTAGTATCAATAGAGCATCCCGATAGATCGGCTCATCAATGAATCCATATTTCCCATCCATGAAACCGTTGATGCCCTGAGCAGAATGTTCTTCGAAGACAGATTTGATGTGCCGTGCCCTTTCAATTTCATATTCATTAATACTAAAAACAGTATTGGCGATATCGACCTGCTTGGGCCCCATACATGCTTTACCTTCAAATCCCATCTTCTTTTCATGTTCACACCAGGCTCTGAAGGTTTCTGTATCGTTGTACTCCTGGAACATGAAGGAGATGGGGTGTATGCCGGCTGTTCTGGCATCCACAAGGAACTTTGAGAGAATGTAATCGATGGTCGGGTTGCCGAGCGTGACGATGGACTGCGGCAATCCCAGTGAAGTTAGGAGGTCGAGTATGCCAAGGTTGGCCATGGTGAGCCGTTCATCGATGCGGAGTTTAGCAAGGTCCTTGAACGCCTCTTTGGTCTCAAGGGAGATATGCAGTTCCTTATTGTCAGAGAGCAGTGTAAGTGCCTTGGCTATCTCAGTTTGGTCCTTTACCTTGGCCACACGTATGGCATCGAAGCCAAAAT
Coding sequences:
- a CDS encoding lytic murein transglycosylase, giving the protein MRPLKLLLLITMIPLFLLANDDRPPVRYDYLSKPDVQRFIRMMHTRYGFSESYLRKVFKHARLDRDTLARYTGKFKKNTTVGSWERFKLHVVNPETFKEAKAFKRKHYRMLKKAERAYGVDMDYIVGFLGVESRFGNYTGDYNILDALATLAFHKNRMQKFFKSELKHLFLFAREKKYDITKLQGSFAGAMGCVQQVPSVARRFNRDFDGDGASVWDIEDCIGSIASFMHKNRWEKGMPAVIPARYKGGKRFTRLRTSHKRMLPMSTIRKAGVTPAQPFPWNKAYLVKTRNRTHDDLWLGTTNFRVLTRYNNSANYGVAIYLIAESVK
- a CDS encoding HpcH/HpaI aldolase/citrate lyase family protein, coding for MIFENLETIPKIFGSKKKPPCSNQRRRSNMMLNPLNLKHLNRMDESPADMITLNLEDAIAPSRKKEALHNIALFLSHMESSNSFIIVRTNPLDEGGAEEISFLNDFGFDAIRVAKVKDQTEIAKALTLLSDNKELHISLETKEAFKDLAKLRIDERLTMANLGILDLLTSLGLPQSIVTLGNPTIDYILSKFLVDARTAGIHPISFMFQEYNDTETFRAWCEHEKKMGFEGKACMGPKQVDIANTVFSINEYEIERARHIKSVFEEHSAQGINGFMDGKYGFIDEPIYRDALLILNNIGEQCATA